Proteins co-encoded in one Myotis daubentonii chromosome 8, mMyoDau2.1, whole genome shotgun sequence genomic window:
- the POLI gene encoding DNA polymerase iota isoform X2: MEGAEAGVSVGSPVHDRAVPAGSPSSRVIVHVDLDCFYAQVEMISNPELKGKPLGVQQKYLVVTCNYEARELGVKKLMNVRDAKEKCPQLVLVNGEDLTRYREISYKVTELLEEFSPVVERLGFDENFVDLSEMVEKRLQQLPSDDLSALTVSGHVYNNQSINLHDVLHIKLLVGSQIAAEMREAMYNQLGLTGCAGVASNKLLAKLVSGIFKPNQQTVLLPESSQDLIHSLKHIKEMPGIGYKTAKRLEALGISSVHDLQTFSSKILEKELGISIAQRIQKLSFGEDNSPVTPSGPPQSFSEEDSLKKCSSEVEAKSKIQELLASLLKRVCQDGRKPHTIRLIIRRYSSEKHCSRESRQCSIPSHIIQKFGIGSYDVMTPMVDILMKLFRSMVNVKMPFHLTLLSVCFCNLKSLNTTKKGTIDYYLTPSLSTTSCSGKRSFKMKDTQMEDFSKDKKTNWDFLPTGRIESPRTGESPLSFSKDQNSDDFPLCSLPEGIDQEVFKQLPVDIQEEILSGKSREKVQGKGSLSSPLQASRGILSFFSTKQMQDSPLNPRDNLSNSKQISSLSPCEPGTSGLNNSSSYLSSQKDYSHYLNSSLKDERMSQGPKKSQRFHFSNTNPTGSVFHSFPNLQSEQLFSKNRTTDSHKQPTAAASHYGGLAENREQDSTAEKITFPSDVDPKVFYELPEEVQKELLADWKRRTGSDFHDVHK, translated from the exons gtgtTCAGCAGAAATATTTGGTGGTTACCTGCAACTATGAAGCTAGGGAACTTGGAGTAAAGAAACTTATGAATGTAAGAGATGCAAAAGAAAAGTGTCCACAGCTGGTGTTAGTTAATGGAGAAGACTTGACGCGTTACAGAGAGATATCATACAAGGTTACAG agTTGTTGGAAGAATTTAGTCCAGTTGTTGAGAGACTTGGATTTGATGAAAATTTTGTGGATCTATCAGAAATGGTTGAGAAGAGACTACAGCAGCTTCCAAGTGATGACCTTTCAGCACTGACTGTGTCAGGTCATGTATACAATAATCAGT CTATAAACCTGCATGATGTCTTGCACATCAAACTACTTGTTGGATCTCAGATTGCGGCAGAGATGCGGGAAGCCATGTACAATCAACTGGGTCTCACTGGCTGTGCTGGAGTAGCTTCCAATAAATTACTGGCAAAATTAGTTTCTGGCATCTTTAAACCAAATCAACAAACAGTCTTACTACCTGAAAGTTCTCAAGATCTCATTCATAGTTTGAAACACATAAAGGAAATGCCTG GTATTGGCTATAAAACTGCCAAACGCCTGGAAGCACTGGGTATCAGTAGTGTGCATGATCTTCAGACCTTTTCATccaaaatattagaaaaggaaTTAGGAATTTCCATTGCTCAGCGTATCCAGAAGCTCAGTTTTGGAGAAGATAACTCTCCTGTAACACCCTCAGGACCACCTCAG TCCTTTAGTGAAGAAGATTCACTTAAAAAATGTTCATCAGAAGTTGAAGCTAAAAGTAAGATCCAAGAATTACTTGCTAGTCTTTTGAAGAG agTATGCCAAGATGGAAGGAAGCCACATACAATAAGATTAATAATCCGTCGGTATTCATCTGAGAAGCACTGTAGCCGTGAGAGTCGTCAGTGCTCTATTCCATCCCACATAATTCAGAAGTTTGGGATAG gaAGTTATGATGTGATGACGCCAATGGTTGACATACTTATGAAACTTTTTCGAAGCATGGTGAATGTGAAGATGCCATTTCATCTTACCCTTTTAAGTGTGTGCTTCTGCAACCTTAAATCACTAAATACTACTAAGAAAGGGACTATTGATTATTATTTAACACCATCATTATCAACAACTTCATGCTCTGGCAAGCGCAGTTTT AAAATGAAAGATACTCAAATGGAGGATTTTTcgaaagacaaaaaaacaaattgGGATTTTCTACCAACTGGAAGAATTGAAAGTCCAAGAACTGGGGAGTCTCCACTAAGTTTTTCTAAAGATCAAAACAGTGATGATTTCCCACTCTGCTCACTTCCTGAGGGTATTGACCAAGAAGTCTTTAAACAGCTTCCAGTAGATATTCAAGAAGAAATCCTGTCTGGAAAATCTAGAGAAAAAGTTCAAGGGAAAGGAAGTTTGAGTTCTCCATTACAGGCCTCTAGAGGaatattatctttcttttctacaAAACAAATGCAAGATAGTCCCTTAAATCCTAGAGATAATTTATCTAATAGCAAACAGATATCCTCATTGTCTCCCTGTGAACCAGGAACCTCAGGCTTAAATAACAGTTCCTCTTACCTGTCCAGCCAAAAGGATTATTCACATTATTTAAACAGTAGCTTAAAAGATGAACGAATGAGTCAAGGACCTAAAAAGTCTCAAAGATTCCACTTTTCAAATACAAACCCCACTGGAtctgtttttcattcatttccaaaTTTGCAGAGTGAGCAACTTTTCTCCAAAAACCGCACTACAGATAGCCATAAGCAACCGACAGCTGCGGCGTCTCATTACGGAGGACTTGCAGAAAATAGAGAGCAAGATTCTACTGCTGAGAAAATTACTTTTCCTTCTGATGTTGATCCTAAAGTTTTCTATGAACTTCCAGAAGAGGTACAAAAAGAACTGTTGGCTGATTGGAAGAGAAGAACAGGATCAGATTTTCACGATGTACATAAATAA
- the POLI gene encoding DNA polymerase iota isoform X3 has protein sequence MEGAEAGVSVGSPVHDRAVPAGSPSSRVIVHVDLDCFYAQVEMISNPELKGKPLGVQQKYLVVTCNYEARELGVKKLMNVRDAKEKCPQLVLVNGEDLTRYREISYKVTELLEEFSPVVERLGFDENFVDLSEMVEKRLQQLPSDDLSALTVSGHVYNNQCIGYKTAKRLEALGISSVHDLQTFSSKILEKELGISIAQRIQKLSFGEDNSPVTPSGPPQSFSEEDSLKKCSSEVEAKSKIQELLASLLKRVCQDGRKPHTIRLIIRRYSSEKHCSRESRQCSIPSHIIQKFGIGSYDVMTPMVDILMKLFRSMVNVKMPFHLTLLSVCFCNLKSLNTTKKGTIDYYLTPSLSTTSCSGKRSFKMKDTQMEDFSKDKKTNWDFLPTGRIESPRTGESPLSFSKDQNSDDFPLCSLPEGIDQEVFKQLPVDIQEEILSGKSREKVQGKGSLSSPLQASRGILSFFSTKQMQDSPLNPRDNLSNSKQISSLSPCEPGTSGLNNSSSYLSSQKDYSHYLNSSLKDERMSQGPKKSQRFHFSNTNPTGSVFHSFPNLQSEQLFSKNRTTDSHKQPTAAASHYGGLAENREQDSTAEKITFPSDVDPKVFYELPEEVQKELLADWKRRTGSDFHDVHK, from the exons gtgtTCAGCAGAAATATTTGGTGGTTACCTGCAACTATGAAGCTAGGGAACTTGGAGTAAAGAAACTTATGAATGTAAGAGATGCAAAAGAAAAGTGTCCACAGCTGGTGTTAGTTAATGGAGAAGACTTGACGCGTTACAGAGAGATATCATACAAGGTTACAG agTTGTTGGAAGAATTTAGTCCAGTTGTTGAGAGACTTGGATTTGATGAAAATTTTGTGGATCTATCAGAAATGGTTGAGAAGAGACTACAGCAGCTTCCAAGTGATGACCTTTCAGCACTGACTGTGTCAGGTCATGTATACAATAATCAGT GTATTGGCTATAAAACTGCCAAACGCCTGGAAGCACTGGGTATCAGTAGTGTGCATGATCTTCAGACCTTTTCATccaaaatattagaaaaggaaTTAGGAATTTCCATTGCTCAGCGTATCCAGAAGCTCAGTTTTGGAGAAGATAACTCTCCTGTAACACCCTCAGGACCACCTCAG TCCTTTAGTGAAGAAGATTCACTTAAAAAATGTTCATCAGAAGTTGAAGCTAAAAGTAAGATCCAAGAATTACTTGCTAGTCTTTTGAAGAG agTATGCCAAGATGGAAGGAAGCCACATACAATAAGATTAATAATCCGTCGGTATTCATCTGAGAAGCACTGTAGCCGTGAGAGTCGTCAGTGCTCTATTCCATCCCACATAATTCAGAAGTTTGGGATAG gaAGTTATGATGTGATGACGCCAATGGTTGACATACTTATGAAACTTTTTCGAAGCATGGTGAATGTGAAGATGCCATTTCATCTTACCCTTTTAAGTGTGTGCTTCTGCAACCTTAAATCACTAAATACTACTAAGAAAGGGACTATTGATTATTATTTAACACCATCATTATCAACAACTTCATGCTCTGGCAAGCGCAGTTTT AAAATGAAAGATACTCAAATGGAGGATTTTTcgaaagacaaaaaaacaaattgGGATTTTCTACCAACTGGAAGAATTGAAAGTCCAAGAACTGGGGAGTCTCCACTAAGTTTTTCTAAAGATCAAAACAGTGATGATTTCCCACTCTGCTCACTTCCTGAGGGTATTGACCAAGAAGTCTTTAAACAGCTTCCAGTAGATATTCAAGAAGAAATCCTGTCTGGAAAATCTAGAGAAAAAGTTCAAGGGAAAGGAAGTTTGAGTTCTCCATTACAGGCCTCTAGAGGaatattatctttcttttctacaAAACAAATGCAAGATAGTCCCTTAAATCCTAGAGATAATTTATCTAATAGCAAACAGATATCCTCATTGTCTCCCTGTGAACCAGGAACCTCAGGCTTAAATAACAGTTCCTCTTACCTGTCCAGCCAAAAGGATTATTCACATTATTTAAACAGTAGCTTAAAAGATGAACGAATGAGTCAAGGACCTAAAAAGTCTCAAAGATTCCACTTTTCAAATACAAACCCCACTGGAtctgtttttcattcatttccaaaTTTGCAGAGTGAGCAACTTTTCTCCAAAAACCGCACTACAGATAGCCATAAGCAACCGACAGCTGCGGCGTCTCATTACGGAGGACTTGCAGAAAATAGAGAGCAAGATTCTACTGCTGAGAAAATTACTTTTCCTTCTGATGTTGATCCTAAAGTTTTCTATGAACTTCCAGAAGAGGTACAAAAAGAACTGTTGGCTGATTGGAAGAGAAGAACAGGATCAGATTTTCACGATGTACATAAATAA
- the POLI gene encoding DNA polymerase iota isoform X1, translated as MISNPELKGKPLGVQQKYLVVTCNYEARELGVKKLMNVRDAKEKCPQLVLVNGEDLTRYREISYKVTELLEEFSPVVERLGFDENFVDLSEMVEKRLQQLPSDDLSALTVSGHVYNNQSINLHDVLHIKLLVGSQIAAEMREAMYNQLGLTGCAGVASNKLLAKLVSGIFKPNQQTVLLPESSQDLIHSLKHIKEMPGIGYKTAKRLEALGISSVHDLQTFSSKILEKELGISIAQRIQKLSFGEDNSPVTPSGPPQSFSEEDSLKKCSSEVEAKSKIQELLASLLKRVCQDGRKPHTIRLIIRRYSSEKHCSRESRQCSIPSHIIQKFGIGSYDVMTPMVDILMKLFRSMVNVKMPFHLTLLSVCFCNLKSLNTTKKGTIDYYLTPSLSTTSCSGKRSFKMKDTQMEDFSKDKKTNWDFLPTGRIESPRTGESPLSFSKDQNSDDFPLCSLPEGIDQEVFKQLPVDIQEEILSGKSREKVQGKGSLSSPLQASRGILSFFSTKQMQDSPLNPRDNLSNSKQISSLSPCEPGTSGLNNSSSYLSSQKDYSHYLNSSLKDERMSQGPKKSQRFHFSNTNPTGSVFHSFPNLQSEQLFSKNRTTDSHKQPTAAASHYGGLAENREQDSTAEKITFPSDVDPKVFYELPEEVQKELLADWKRRTGSDFHDVHK; from the exons gtgtTCAGCAGAAATATTTGGTGGTTACCTGCAACTATGAAGCTAGGGAACTTGGAGTAAAGAAACTTATGAATGTAAGAGATGCAAAAGAAAAGTGTCCACAGCTGGTGTTAGTTAATGGAGAAGACTTGACGCGTTACAGAGAGATATCATACAAGGTTACAG agTTGTTGGAAGAATTTAGTCCAGTTGTTGAGAGACTTGGATTTGATGAAAATTTTGTGGATCTATCAGAAATGGTTGAGAAGAGACTACAGCAGCTTCCAAGTGATGACCTTTCAGCACTGACTGTGTCAGGTCATGTATACAATAATCAGT CTATAAACCTGCATGATGTCTTGCACATCAAACTACTTGTTGGATCTCAGATTGCGGCAGAGATGCGGGAAGCCATGTACAATCAACTGGGTCTCACTGGCTGTGCTGGAGTAGCTTCCAATAAATTACTGGCAAAATTAGTTTCTGGCATCTTTAAACCAAATCAACAAACAGTCTTACTACCTGAAAGTTCTCAAGATCTCATTCATAGTTTGAAACACATAAAGGAAATGCCTG GTATTGGCTATAAAACTGCCAAACGCCTGGAAGCACTGGGTATCAGTAGTGTGCATGATCTTCAGACCTTTTCATccaaaatattagaaaaggaaTTAGGAATTTCCATTGCTCAGCGTATCCAGAAGCTCAGTTTTGGAGAAGATAACTCTCCTGTAACACCCTCAGGACCACCTCAG TCCTTTAGTGAAGAAGATTCACTTAAAAAATGTTCATCAGAAGTTGAAGCTAAAAGTAAGATCCAAGAATTACTTGCTAGTCTTTTGAAGAG agTATGCCAAGATGGAAGGAAGCCACATACAATAAGATTAATAATCCGTCGGTATTCATCTGAGAAGCACTGTAGCCGTGAGAGTCGTCAGTGCTCTATTCCATCCCACATAATTCAGAAGTTTGGGATAG gaAGTTATGATGTGATGACGCCAATGGTTGACATACTTATGAAACTTTTTCGAAGCATGGTGAATGTGAAGATGCCATTTCATCTTACCCTTTTAAGTGTGTGCTTCTGCAACCTTAAATCACTAAATACTACTAAGAAAGGGACTATTGATTATTATTTAACACCATCATTATCAACAACTTCATGCTCTGGCAAGCGCAGTTTT AAAATGAAAGATACTCAAATGGAGGATTTTTcgaaagacaaaaaaacaaattgGGATTTTCTACCAACTGGAAGAATTGAAAGTCCAAGAACTGGGGAGTCTCCACTAAGTTTTTCTAAAGATCAAAACAGTGATGATTTCCCACTCTGCTCACTTCCTGAGGGTATTGACCAAGAAGTCTTTAAACAGCTTCCAGTAGATATTCAAGAAGAAATCCTGTCTGGAAAATCTAGAGAAAAAGTTCAAGGGAAAGGAAGTTTGAGTTCTCCATTACAGGCCTCTAGAGGaatattatctttcttttctacaAAACAAATGCAAGATAGTCCCTTAAATCCTAGAGATAATTTATCTAATAGCAAACAGATATCCTCATTGTCTCCCTGTGAACCAGGAACCTCAGGCTTAAATAACAGTTCCTCTTACCTGTCCAGCCAAAAGGATTATTCACATTATTTAAACAGTAGCTTAAAAGATGAACGAATGAGTCAAGGACCTAAAAAGTCTCAAAGATTCCACTTTTCAAATACAAACCCCACTGGAtctgtttttcattcatttccaaaTTTGCAGAGTGAGCAACTTTTCTCCAAAAACCGCACTACAGATAGCCATAAGCAACCGACAGCTGCGGCGTCTCATTACGGAGGACTTGCAGAAAATAGAGAGCAAGATTCTACTGCTGAGAAAATTACTTTTCCTTCTGATGTTGATCCTAAAGTTTTCTATGAACTTCCAGAAGAGGTACAAAAAGAACTGTTGGCTGATTGGAAGAGAAGAACAGGATCAGATTTTCACGATGTACATAAATAA